The following proteins come from a genomic window of Anas platyrhynchos isolate ZD024472 breed Pekin duck chromosome 20, IASCAAS_PekinDuck_T2T, whole genome shotgun sequence:
- the ANKRD13B gene encoding ankyrin repeat domain-containing protein 13B isoform X2, translating into MLASCSGRKGPEGRYPLHYLVWHNRARDLERELSAKQADIEQLDPRGRTPLHLATTLGHLECARVLLKHGADVGKENRSGWTVLQEAVSTRDLELVQLVLRYRDYQRAIKRLAGIPILLEKLRKAQDFYVEMKWEFTSWAHPGDAGWPRPRLGYRRLPPVPLVSKICPSDTYKVWKSGQNLRVDTTLLGFDHMTWQRGNRSFVFRGQDTSAVVMEIDHDRRVVYSETLALAGHDQEVLLAAVQPTEEQVMGRLTAPVVTTQLDTKNIAFERNKSGILGWRSEKTEMVNGYEAKVYGASNVELITRTRTEHLSDQHKGKSKGSKTPLQSFLGIAEQHVGPNNGTLITQTLSHANPTAITPEEYFNPNFELGNRDMGRPMELTTKTQKFKAKLWLCEDHPLSLCEQVAPIIDLMAISNALFAKLRDFITLRLPPGFPVKIEIPIFHILNARITFGNLNGCDEPVSSLRHSPSSEAPSPSSDSSSVSSSSSLTSCRACEMDPALFEVPRGYSVVGTHQDALREDEDDLLQFAIQQSLLEAGSEYDQVTIWEALTNSKPGTHPMSHEGRRGDRLVRTPQHTAAPRAPGSPSPGGGGGPGALLPSYAEQLRLAMALSAREQEEAERRTRQEEEELQRILQLSLTDK; encoded by the exons ATGCTCGCGTCTTGCTCGGGCAGGAAGGGGCCGGAGGGCAGGTACCCGCTGCACTACCTCGTCTGGCACAACCGAGCCCGGGACCTGGAGCGGGAGCTCAGCGCCAAGCAG GCCGACATCGAGCAGCTGGACCCCCGAGGACGCACCCCGCTGCACCTGGCCACCACGCTGGGCCACCTCGAGTGCGCCCGGGTGCTGCTGAAGCATGGAGCTGACGTGGGCAAGGAGAACCGCAGCGGCTGGACGG tgctgcaggaggccGTGAGCACCCGGGACCTGGAGCTGGTGCAGCTGGTCCTGCGCTACCGCGACTACCAGCGAGCCATCAAGCGCCTGGCCGGGATCCCCATCCTGCTGGAGAAGCTGCGCAAG GCCCAGGACTTCTACGTGGAGATGAAGTGGGAATTCACCAGCTGGG CCCACCCGGGGGACGCAGGGTGGCCCCGTCCCCGGCTGGGCTATCGCCGTCTCCCCCCAGTGCCGCTGGTGTCCAAGATCTGCCCCAGCGACACGTACAAGGTGTGGAAGAGCGGCCAGAACCTGCGGGTGGACACCACGCTGCTGGGCTTTGACCATATGACCTGGCAGCGGGGCAACCGCAGCTTCGTCTTCCGCGGGCAGG ACACCAGCGCCGTGGTGATGGAGATCGACCACGACCGGCGGGTGGTCTACTCGGAGACGCTGGCCCTGGCCGGCCACGaccaggaggtgctgctggctgctgtgcagCCCACGGAGGAGCAGGTGATGGGGCGGCTCACGGCCCCTGTCGTCACCACCCAGCTCGACACCAAGAACATCGCCTTCGAGAG GAACAAATCCGGGATCCTGGGCTGGCGGAGCGAGAAGACGGAGATGGTGAACGGGTACGAGGCCAag GTCTACGGGGCGTCCAACGTGGAGCTGATCACGCGGACGCGGACCGAGCACCTCTCGGACCAGCACAAGGGCAAGAGCAAAG GCAGTAAGACCCCGCTGCAGTCCTTCCTGGGCATCGCCGAGCAGCACGTGGGGCCCAACAACGGG ACGCTGATCACGCAGACGCTGAGCCACGCCAACCCCACGGCCATCACCCCCGAGGAGTACTTCAACCCCAACTTCGAGCTGGGCAACCGGGACATGGGGCGGCCCATGGAGCTCACCACCAAGACGCAGAA GTTCAAGGCGAAGCTGTGGCTGTGCGAGGACCACCCGCTGTCCCTCTGCGAGCAGGTCGCCCCCATCATCGACCTGATGGCGATCAGCAACGCGCTCTTCGCCAAGCTGCGGGACTTCATCACCCTGCGCCTCCCGCCCGGCTTCCCCGTCAAAATCG AAATCCCCATCTTCCACATCCTCAACGCCCGCATCACTTTTGGGAACCTCAACGGGTGCGACGAGCCCGTCAGCTCCCTGcggcacagccccagcagcgaGGCGCCCTCGCCCAGCAGCGACTCCTCCAGCgtcagcagctccagctccctca CGTCGTGCCGGGCATGTGAGATGGACCCGGCGCTCTTCGAGGTGCCGCGGGGGTACAGCGTGGTGGGCACCCACCAGGACGCCCTGCGGGAGGACGAGGACGACCTGCTGCAGTTCGCCATCCAGCAGAGCCTGCTGGAGGCGGGCAGCGAGTACGACCAG GTCACCATCTGGGAGGCTCTGACCAACAGCAAGCCGGGCAcccaccccatgtcccacgAGGGCCGCCGAGGAGACAGGTTGGTAAG GACTCCCCAGCACACggcagccccccgagccccgggCAGCCCGTctccgggggggggcgggggtccCGGGGCGCTGCTCCCCAGCTACGCGGAGCAGCTGCGCTTGGCCATGGCGCTGTCGGCgcgggagcaggaggaggccgAGAGGAGGAcgaggcaggaggaagaggagctgcagcgcatcctgcagctctccctgaCCGACAAGTGA